The following proteins are co-located in the Aneurinibacillus sp. REN35 genome:
- a CDS encoding PaaI family thioesterase, producing the protein MRKDQHALLEFIQDTLAEGTEDEQQILYLARQAIEHVRERKTAYLAGFLGLQGEYLEDGTYRFEVPITPFMLNQMKAVHGGITATLADSVMGAVAMRSTGYKVVTTEMNVHYLTPGTGDRLIATSSILRRGKTLCVCECKIHNEQGRLVLAGTGTFFLVEPI; encoded by the coding sequence ATGCGAAAAGATCAACATGCATTGCTGGAATTTATACAAGATACCCTCGCTGAAGGAACAGAGGATGAACAGCAAATCCTCTATCTGGCACGTCAGGCTATTGAGCATGTGCGTGAACGCAAGACTGCCTACCTGGCCGGTTTTCTTGGTCTGCAGGGAGAATATCTTGAAGATGGAACCTACCGATTTGAAGTACCCATTACACCTTTTATGCTCAATCAGATGAAAGCGGTGCATGGCGGCATTACCGCTACCCTGGCTGATTCGGTTATGGGCGCGGTGGCGATGCGCTCTACCGGCTATAAAGTCGTCACTACAGAGATGAATGTCCATTACTTGACGCCGGGTACAGGAGATCGACTCATTGCCACCTCCTCCATATTGCGACGCGGAAAAACGCTTTGTGTTTGCGAATGCAAAATACATAATGAGCAGGGGCGGCTTGTCCTTGCCGGTACGGGAACTTTTTTTCTTGTTGAGCCGATCTAA
- a CDS encoding YlbF family regulator: MPSQTMTVSPLDFHEVMERAHRIGEQLMGSEEMKRYLELRKQMDQDHEAMASIASFNQMKEAYEEVQRFGKYHPDYNKVTREIRQKKREMEKVASIAAFKQAEDALDELLYRVSRTIADAVSDNIKVPSNNPLYEMMGGGCGSGGCGTGGGCGCSTK; the protein is encoded by the coding sequence ATGCCAAGTCAAACAATGACTGTGTCACCGCTCGATTTTCACGAGGTGATGGAGCGTGCTCACCGGATAGGCGAGCAGCTTATGGGCTCCGAAGAGATGAAGCGGTACCTGGAACTTCGTAAGCAGATGGATCAGGACCATGAAGCTATGGCAAGCATTGCTTCATTCAATCAGATGAAGGAAGCATATGAGGAAGTACAGAGGTTCGGGAAGTATCATCCGGACTATAATAAAGTCACGCGCGAGATTCGGCAGAAGAAGCGAGAGATGGAGAAGGTCGCATCTATCGCTGCATTCAAACAGGCTGAAGACGCGCTGGACGAATTGCTCTACCGTGTCAGCCGGACGATTGCAGATGCAGTGTCAGACAATATCAAGGTACCAAGCAACAATCCATTGTATGAGATGATGGGTGGCGGCTGCGGTAGTGGTGGCTGCGGTACGGGAGGCGGCTGCGGCTGTTCCACGAAATAG
- a CDS encoding YlbG family protein, with protein sequence MREHRVGLAVYVRSVKAARNLRKFGNIHYISRRMNYVAMYTAADRLDDTIDRISKLDFVTRVEKSHRHEIPVHYDNAKPDKAKEFDYKMEETQILSITRGEQSK encoded by the coding sequence ATGAGAGAACACCGTGTCGGACTGGCAGTTTACGTCCGAAGCGTGAAGGCGGCCCGCAACTTACGCAAGTTCGGTAACATTCATTACATATCCCGCCGTATGAATTATGTGGCGATGTATACGGCTGCTGATCGGCTCGACGATACGATTGATCGAATCTCTAAGCTTGATTTTGTAACGAGAGTAGAGAAATCACACCGTCATGAGATTCCGGTGCATTATGATAATGCGAAACCGGATAAAGCAAAGGAATTCGATTACAAAATGGAAGAAACACAAATTTTATCGATTACACGAGGAGAACAGAGTAAGTAG
- a CDS encoding HD-GYP domain-containing protein, which produces MKSKLRFVSLSVITLTYFFVEHHPTFSPAVFLGLTVVGWMIGIGVYTWKGKKAEAFLASNEQLLRVLDFIFVLGYIWVTGGVDESPYLILIYLGIASIGLYDEKPVGFAYSLLSVFILILYDCGYTYVYEGEWRTSVYALSHIFMLPVFGVMANLLISHFQQIKREEQIVLDELVTSLAKAIGSKDAYTLGHSTRVQMYALALGRELELTQDEMFMLKYGALLHDIGKIHISTAVLNKTGKLTESEWLELKGHSLEGARIVGGLKKMKGVRDIILYHHEKYDGRGYPHGLKGEEIPFLAAIVNVADSFDAMTSSRSYNTPKTFNEGMEEIKACIGTQFHPDVARAALALYKRGEWPQFKQVEQHNEQEYEEYNQRESIIT; this is translated from the coding sequence ATGAAAAGCAAACTCCGCTTTGTCTCTTTAAGCGTAATTACGTTAACCTATTTTTTTGTTGAGCATCATCCTACATTCTCGCCAGCCGTATTCTTAGGGCTGACAGTGGTGGGATGGATGATTGGGATCGGCGTGTACACGTGGAAGGGAAAAAAGGCAGAGGCGTTTCTTGCCTCAAATGAACAATTGCTTCGTGTGCTTGACTTTATATTTGTTCTTGGCTATATATGGGTGACTGGTGGTGTCGATGAAAGTCCGTACCTTATCTTGATTTATCTCGGTATTGCTTCTATCGGATTGTATGATGAGAAGCCAGTAGGGTTTGCGTATTCGCTGCTTTCCGTGTTTATTCTTATTTTATACGATTGCGGCTATACATACGTATATGAAGGGGAATGGCGCACATCCGTGTATGCGCTGTCGCATATTTTCATGCTTCCTGTCTTCGGTGTGATGGCTAATCTATTGATTTCACACTTTCAGCAGATCAAAAGAGAAGAGCAGATCGTGCTTGATGAGTTGGTCACAAGCTTAGCGAAAGCCATCGGAAGCAAGGATGCTTATACATTAGGGCATTCCACCCGCGTGCAGATGTACGCACTTGCGCTGGGCAGGGAGCTAGAGCTTACCCAAGATGAAATGTTTATGCTAAAATACGGGGCGCTTTTGCATGACATTGGAAAAATTCATATTTCCACTGCTGTATTGAACAAAACAGGAAAGTTAACGGAATCAGAGTGGCTTGAATTAAAAGGACACTCGCTCGAAGGAGCGCGCATTGTCGGAGGCCTAAAGAAAATGAAGGGCGTCCGTGATATTATTTTATATCATCATGAAAAATATGACGGTCGGGGATATCCGCACGGTTTAAAGGGTGAAGAGATTCCATTTCTCGCAGCCATCGTAAATGTAGCCGATTCATTTGATGCAATGACATCATCGAGGTCATATAATACGCCAAAAACATTTAATGAAGGCATGGAAGAGATCAAAGCTTGTATAGGTACGCAATTCCACCCGGATGTTGCCCGGGCAGCTCTTGCGCTTTACAAAAGAGGGGAATGGCCGCAATTCAAACAGGTGGAACAGCACAACGAACAAGAGTATGAAGAATACAATCAGCGTGAGAGTATTATTACGTAA
- a CDS encoding universal stress protein — protein sequence MFNKILVAVDGSEMSNKALMAATTIAKEQNAQVSLFHVGKEAVIPPYMVGEMAYISKEYNIDFNEAMKKEGEELLKQAKAKVEAEGIAVDAFYVVGDPARQIVDQAEEGGYQLIVIGSRGLSGFKEMMLGSVSHKVSQLAECPVLIVK from the coding sequence ATGTTTAATAAAATACTGGTAGCTGTCGATGGTTCAGAAATGAGCAATAAGGCGCTTATGGCTGCGACGACGATTGCTAAGGAACAGAACGCACAGGTTAGTCTCTTTCATGTAGGAAAAGAAGCAGTAATTCCGCCGTACATGGTTGGGGAAATGGCGTACATTTCAAAGGAATATAATATTGATTTTAATGAAGCAATGAAAAAAGAAGGCGAAGAGCTGCTAAAGCAGGCTAAAGCCAAAGTGGAAGCAGAAGGTATTGCGGTAGATGCATTTTATGTGGTCGGTGATCCGGCCCGTCAAATTGTGGATCAGGCTGAAGAAGGTGGCTATCAGCTCATCGTTATTGGTAGTCGTGGGCTAAGCGGATTTAAAGAAATGATGCTTGGCAGCGTCAGTCATAAAGTATCACAACTCGCTGAGTGTCCTGTTTTAATTGTAAAATAA
- a CDS encoding GspE/PulE family protein — protein sequence MMNDVPEYVTMLIQKGIQCGASDIHLEPTADRVVIRFRLDGYLQEVEEKEESFGPPIVSRIKLMSGMDIGERRLPQDGGFAFQTKTDGKESPIDVRVATLPTIYGEKVVLRLLPHETKYQSLSSLGMNGENVFRIRTMLSKAQGMILIAGPTGSGKTTTMYTMLHELQRHGRNIVSLEQPVEYRIPGINQVQIHPRAGLSFHEGLRAVLRQDPDVILVGEIRDKLTAEVAVRAALTGHLLISTIHTLDAVSTILRLLDMEIEPYLVSSALTGIVAQRLIRERCPQCYEQSPACTSCHGTGFRGRVGIYEVLHVEEDLHPYILNRCSASVIRQYLHKNGFSFLSALLEQKIAEGVAEPSEREQYTVYKEVVR from the coding sequence ATGATGAATGATGTACCAGAGTATGTAACGATGTTAATTCAGAAAGGGATTCAATGCGGAGCAAGTGATATTCATCTAGAACCGACTGCGGACCGAGTGGTTATTCGTTTTCGACTTGATGGTTATTTGCAGGAGGTGGAAGAGAAGGAGGAAAGCTTCGGGCCTCCCATCGTATCGCGCATTAAGCTGATGAGTGGAATGGATATTGGCGAGCGGCGGCTGCCGCAGGATGGTGGCTTTGCTTTTCAAACTAAGACGGATGGCAAGGAAAGCCCGATTGATGTGCGCGTTGCTACACTGCCGACCATATACGGAGAGAAGGTGGTGCTTCGTCTCCTGCCGCATGAGACGAAATATCAGTCCCTCTCATCGTTGGGTATGAATGGGGAGAACGTATTTCGTATTCGCACAATGCTATCAAAAGCCCAAGGAATGATTCTAATCGCAGGTCCTACGGGAAGTGGAAAGACGACTACGATGTATACGATGCTCCATGAGTTGCAGCGTCACGGACGCAATATCGTCTCACTTGAACAGCCTGTTGAATACCGGATTCCAGGAATAAATCAGGTACAAATTCATCCGCGGGCAGGCCTTTCATTTCATGAAGGCTTACGGGCCGTACTGCGGCAGGATCCTGACGTTATCCTTGTAGGGGAGATTAGGGACAAGCTGACAGCAGAAGTCGCTGTACGGGCTGCGCTCACCGGGCATTTGCTTATTTCTACCATCCATACATTGGATGCGGTGAGCACGATTCTTCGTTTGCTGGATATGGAGATTGAGCCGTATCTGGTTAGCTCTGCACTAACAGGCATCGTAGCCCAGCGCTTGATTCGTGAGCGTTGTCCACAATGCTATGAACAGTCCCCAGCTTGCACCTCCTGTCATGGCACGGGCTTTCGTGGACGGGTAGGCATCTATGAGGTGCTGCATGTTGAAGAAGACCTTCACCCTTATATTCTAAATCGCTGTTCTGCATCTGTGATCCGTCAGTATCTTCATAAGAACGGCTTTTCCTTTCTGTCGGCCTTGCTGGAACAGAAAATTGCAGAAGGGGTGGCTGAGCCGAGTGAACGCGAGCAGTATACGGTATATAAGGAAGTGGTCCGATGA
- a CDS encoding type II secretion system F family protein has product MNASSIRYIRKWSDESLARLSQRLSYLLDAGIPLLDSLQLTLHHFSRREREELQRVLERLEAGIPLSAALEKLSAPPIFLSFIAAGELHGHYASSFGFAARYYRRRVAWRHQLYQLLSYPSLLLVLSLACLWFLLHVILPQLSSMYDTMNITLPPLTRLFLSTFVLFSSYSLPTIAVAFAGVFIIWKLYRSPRLTSYLLRMPHVRYWLTLQYSHYFAMQAGLLLEAGVSILAVCHLLRVRSPWFFLRQITEEIEEELRQGRTLSASLQNHACFTPELLRYVELGEEGGRIGECLLFYSEQTETDMKHQIEKLMRWLEPLILLGIGGIVFIVVLSFFLPVLHMMNEVK; this is encoded by the coding sequence GTGAACGCGAGCAGTATACGGTATATAAGGAAGTGGTCCGATGAATCGCTGGCACGACTAAGCCAACGTCTGTCCTATCTGCTTGATGCCGGCATTCCGCTGCTTGATAGTCTGCAGTTGACCCTTCATCACTTTAGCCGGCGGGAGAGAGAGGAACTTCAACGTGTTCTTGAACGACTCGAAGCAGGTATTCCGCTATCTGCTGCGCTTGAGAAGCTGAGCGCACCTCCGATCTTTCTTTCTTTTATAGCAGCAGGTGAGTTGCATGGACACTATGCGTCCAGCTTCGGATTTGCCGCCCGCTATTACCGCAGAAGAGTTGCTTGGAGACATCAATTGTACCAGTTGTTGAGCTATCCATCCTTGCTGTTAGTCCTATCGCTTGCATGTTTATGGTTTTTACTTCATGTTATTTTGCCTCAGTTATCCTCGATGTATGACACAATGAATATTACTCTTCCACCGTTGACTCGTTTGTTTCTCTCTACCTTTGTCCTGTTTTCTTCCTATAGCCTCCCAACCATAGCGGTAGCATTCGCAGGAGTATTCATTATATGGAAGCTTTATCGTTCGCCTCGTTTGACTTCATATCTGCTGCGCATGCCGCATGTGCGATATTGGCTTACCCTGCAATATAGCCACTATTTTGCTATGCAGGCAGGTCTTTTGCTCGAAGCGGGAGTATCCATCCTTGCTGTATGTCATTTACTGCGGGTACGTTCGCCCTGGTTCTTTCTTCGACAGATCACGGAAGAGATAGAAGAAGAACTGCGGCAAGGTCGCACGCTCAGTGCATCCCTGCAGAATCATGCGTGTTTTACGCCGGAACTTCTTCGTTATGTTGAGTTAGGAGAAGAAGGCGGGAGGATTGGAGAATGTCTTCTGTTTTACAGCGAGCAAACGGAGACCGATATGAAGCATCAGATCGAGAAGCTGATGCGTTGGTTAGAGCCGTTAATTTTGCTTGGGATCGGAGGCATTGTATTCATTGTCGTTCTGTCGTTTTTTCTTCCTGTGCTGCACATGATGAATGAAGTGAAATAA
- a CDS encoding competence type IV pilus major pilin ComGC, with amino-acid sequence MEAHEKEKREAGFTLIELLIVIVIIGAFLALALPNYKGAVAKAQTRSCEVNQRMILTTLEAYAVENGGAYPAAADALTELVDKGYLGNTPTCPLQGAYEVTASADGKSMSVACSKHGGP; translated from the coding sequence ATGGAAGCGCATGAGAAAGAAAAGCGTGAAGCCGGATTTACGCTGATTGAGCTGCTTATTGTGATCGTTATCATTGGTGCATTTTTGGCACTGGCTCTACCTAATTACAAGGGGGCGGTAGCCAAAGCGCAAACGAGGAGTTGTGAAGTAAATCAGCGGATGATTCTTACTACTCTTGAGGCTTATGCGGTGGAAAATGGAGGTGCTTATCCGGCAGCGGCCGATGCGCTGACTGAGCTTGTTGACAAAGGATATCTAGGGAATACACCGACTTGTCCGCTTCAAGGTGCATATGAAGTAACAGCTTCCGCCGACGGAAAAAGTATGTCGGTGGCGTGCAGTAAGCATGGTGGACCGTAA
- the comGD gene encoding competence type IV pilus minor pilin ComGD, producing MVDRKNGFSLIEVLIVLAIFSSVIGLALPSAVHTVQQMQGQQFIEKLSADLYAAASEAISYRASVQVVVWKHNQFYTIQRMWELKRKKIAIPPGFTVVSNFASGTISFNDLGHVMQAGTIFITYPTGQKKRITVYMASGRFQVSAE from the coding sequence ATGGTGGACCGTAAGAATGGATTCAGCCTCATTGAAGTGCTTATCGTATTGGCCATTTTTTCGAGTGTAATTGGACTTGCTTTGCCGTCGGCTGTTCATACCGTTCAACAGATGCAAGGCCAGCAATTCATCGAAAAGCTTAGCGCTGATTTATATGCAGCCGCAAGTGAAGCGATCAGTTACCGAGCTAGTGTTCAGGTGGTTGTATGGAAGCATAATCAATTCTATACCATCCAGCGTATGTGGGAATTGAAAAGAAAAAAGATAGCGATCCCGCCAGGTTTTACCGTAGTAAGTAACTTTGCATCCGGTACGATCAGCTTTAATGATTTAGGTCATGTGATGCAGGCAGGTACTATCTTTATCACATATCCTACCGGCCAAAAGAAGCGTATTACGGTATATATGGCAAGCGGTCGGTTCCAAGTGAGCGCTGAATAA
- a CDS encoding competence type IV pilus minor pilin ComGF, which produces MRGTDSLEEQTGRREAYRFSRVSAYPSSLTGNERGVTLLEALLSSVVLSLVLISLLYGFTETQRYFQRVKNESVLEAEARGLFSYIEEEIRRCTKMELKKGVLYLTHPAVGVVTYDQVGERIVRRVNTAGYIIVAQYVRQFQMDMQGEGCSFYVEMEKEGAIWSGRLFLGKREVVGVR; this is translated from the coding sequence ATGCGAGGTACAGATTCGTTGGAAGAACAGACGGGGAGGCGAGAGGCATATCGGTTTTCAAGGGTATCGGCTTACCCCTCTTCTCTTACCGGAAACGAAAGAGGAGTAACGCTGCTTGAAGCCCTGCTTTCATCCGTAGTCCTATCCCTTGTGCTTATTTCGCTGTTGTATGGATTTACAGAAACGCAGCGATATTTTCAACGCGTAAAAAATGAAAGCGTGCTGGAAGCGGAAGCACGTGGTTTGTTTTCGTACATTGAAGAAGAAATTCGGCGCTGTACAAAAATGGAGCTAAAAAAGGGTGTACTATATCTTACACATCCGGCTGTCGGAGTTGTTACGTATGATCAGGTGGGTGAGCGTATTGTCCGACGCGTCAATACGGCAGGATATATTATTGTCGCCCAATATGTACGCCAATTTCAGATGGACATGCAGGGAGAGGGCTGCTCCTTTTATGTGGAGATGGAAAAGGAGGGCGCAATATGGAGCGGTCGCCTTTTCCTTGGCAAAAGAGAAGTTGTGGGGGTGAGGTAA
- a CDS encoding YqzE family protein, with protein sequence MSSQEYVKFLTQRLVKYMETPKSQREKKPKEAFAYRWFGMLPLAIGMLFRRKKK encoded by the coding sequence ATGTCCTCACAGGAGTATGTAAAGTTTTTAACACAGCGATTGGTGAAATACATGGAAACACCGAAAAGTCAGAGGGAGAAAAAACCGAAAGAAGCGTTCGCTTATCGATGGTTCGGTATGCTGCCGCTTGCGATTGGTATGCTTTTTCGCCGCAAAAAGAAATAA
- a CDS encoding YqhG family protein: protein MNQMQVRSFLERYFAAHQARYEEVHPAYFKVELPTEVDKDLGNRPFYWTYVEKLNLEPQPMCMTLVFDRAALPDGVHGEDIMFGSPRLQQFFTSARRHGRYIRLYEHANAQAAPDVQAALTPWLGINYKISFICDRKKDYLLSLGINLIHGQIDEHFFASLESRAMRPLLPDYAYTMRPIFSPDSAVTHLEQYIEKYIQQEDTAWAKEARKRLASELLQIEQFYTAVDAGDKPNETVMNPKEKRTEELRWQYEPRIEVDIINGGLFFLHTP from the coding sequence ATGAATCAGATGCAGGTTCGTTCGTTCCTTGAACGTTATTTTGCCGCACATCAGGCACGGTATGAAGAAGTACATCCTGCTTACTTTAAAGTGGAACTGCCGACAGAAGTCGATAAAGATTTGGGGAATCGCCCATTCTACTGGACGTATGTAGAAAAACTAAACTTAGAACCACAGCCGATGTGCATGACACTTGTATTTGACCGCGCCGCATTGCCCGATGGTGTACACGGGGAAGATATTATGTTCGGCTCTCCGCGTCTGCAGCAATTTTTCACCTCGGCACGCCGCCATGGACGTTACATCCGGCTGTATGAGCATGCAAATGCGCAAGCCGCTCCCGACGTACAGGCGGCGCTTACACCCTGGCTTGGTATTAATTACAAAATCTCATTTATTTGCGATCGTAAAAAAGACTATCTCCTCTCACTTGGCATCAATCTCATTCACGGGCAGATTGACGAGCATTTCTTTGCTTCACTCGAATCTCGTGCCATGCGGCCGCTTCTCCCAGATTATGCTTATACAATGCGGCCCATCTTCAGCCCGGATTCGGCTGTTACTCATTTGGAGCAATATATAGAAAAATATATTCAGCAAGAAGATACTGCCTGGGCGAAAGAAGCCCGTAAGCGACTCGCTTCCGAACTCTTGCAGATTGAACAATTCTATACTGCTGTCGATGCTGGTGATAAGCCCAATGAAACGGTTATGAATCCGAAAGAAAAGCGGACAGAAGAGTTGCGCTGGCAGTATGAACCGCGCATCGAGGTCGACATTATCAACGGCGGACTGTTCTTTCTGCATACACCATAA
- a CDS encoding DEAD/DEAH box helicase, producing MMDIPITFQRDWLEGFKTRVQEDGPWHHRELYRLAWEAEGACAVGDFNELQCLRHLPHLTPLPHQIETAQTVICEMHGRALLADEVGLGKTIEAGLILKEYMVRGLVKKVLILVPASLVVQWVRELTSKFSIPAIAQRKEYMWTQYDVVVASIDTAKRPPHRDIVLAQPYDLVIVDEAHKLKNKQTKNYQFIQELKKKYCLLLTATPIQNELDELYNLITLLKPGHLGQSAQFQESYVQGRRQVKNNETLKNELKKIMVRNRRADGKVEFTARHVITVPVELSSEEKTLYEQITRFVQEQYHDEEGGYKNPLALITLQREICSSRDAAFMTLVNMYNRAAESSPVRQHILALIETLKQVTTHQKAEKVIDIIKKSDDKVIIFTEYRATQEYLQRMLAQHGVTSVLFRGGFKRSKKDWMSQLFEHRAQALIATEAGGEGINLQFCNRLINYDMPWNPMRVEQRIGRVHRLGQTRDVYIYNLATRGTIEEKILHLLYEKINLFEMVIGELDTIIDRLHLNKSLEKNVIDILLSSKSEGELAIKMDNLSQVIQAVRQDTEAIIPAEESLEGAILP from the coding sequence ATGATGGACATCCCCATTACATTTCAAAGGGATTGGCTTGAAGGCTTTAAAACAAGAGTGCAGGAAGATGGACCGTGGCACCATCGCGAGTTATATCGATTGGCCTGGGAAGCTGAAGGTGCCTGCGCGGTAGGTGATTTCAATGAATTACAGTGTCTTAGACACCTACCTCACCTTACCCCGCTTCCTCATCAAATCGAGACCGCCCAAACAGTCATTTGCGAAATGCACGGACGCGCACTGCTCGCTGATGAAGTAGGTCTTGGTAAGACAATTGAAGCTGGACTGATTCTTAAAGAATATATGGTACGCGGCCTTGTCAAAAAGGTATTGATCCTTGTGCCTGCCTCTCTTGTTGTACAATGGGTGCGGGAGTTGACAAGCAAATTTTCTATTCCGGCAATAGCACAGCGAAAAGAATATATGTGGACACAATATGATGTGGTCGTAGCCTCTATTGATACAGCCAAACGTCCTCCGCATCGTGATATCGTCCTTGCTCAACCGTATGATCTCGTTATTGTTGATGAGGCGCATAAGCTCAAAAATAAACAGACCAAAAACTATCAATTCATTCAGGAGCTGAAGAAAAAGTACTGTTTATTGCTCACCGCTACCCCTATTCAAAACGAGCTCGATGAGCTGTATAACCTTATTACATTGCTGAAGCCAGGGCATTTAGGTCAATCCGCACAATTCCAGGAAAGCTATGTACAGGGCAGACGTCAAGTAAAAAACAATGAAACATTAAAGAATGAATTAAAAAAAATAATGGTGCGCAACCGACGCGCCGACGGCAAAGTCGAATTCACTGCACGACATGTCATTACAGTACCTGTGGAGCTGTCATCTGAAGAGAAGACATTATATGAACAAATCACCCGTTTTGTCCAGGAGCAGTATCACGATGAAGAGGGTGGATATAAAAACCCGCTCGCCCTTATTACGCTGCAGCGAGAGATTTGCAGCAGCAGGGATGCCGCATTCATGACGCTGGTAAATATGTATAACCGCGCCGCGGAATCTTCGCCCGTACGGCAGCATATTCTTGCACTGATCGAGACGCTAAAGCAGGTTACAACACATCAGAAGGCAGAGAAAGTTATCGACATTATTAAAAAGTCTGATGATAAAGTGATTATTTTTACCGAATACCGTGCGACACAAGAATATCTGCAGCGTATGCTAGCGCAACACGGAGTTACCTCTGTCTTGTTTCGCGGCGGCTTTAAACGCAGCAAAAAGGATTGGATGAGCCAGCTATTCGAGCACCGCGCACAGGCGCTGATCGCTACCGAAGCCGGGGGAGAAGGAATCAACCTGCAATTCTGCAATCGGTTGATTAACTATGATATGCCATGGAATCCGATGCGGGTAGAGCAGCGAATCGGTCGTGTGCACCGTCTCGGTCAGACTCGGGACGTCTATATCTATAATCTGGCAACACGCGGCACCATCGAAGAAAAAATTTTGCATCTGCTCTATGAAAAGATCAATCTATTCGAGATGGTGATTGGGGAATTGGATACGATCATTGATCGTCTGCATCTTAACAAGTCGCTTGAGAAAAATGTCATCGATATTCTCTTATCCTCAAAAAGCGAAGGAGAACTCGCCATTAAAATGGACAACTTAAGTCAGGTAATCCAGGCAGTGCGTCAGGATACTGAAGCCATCATACCTGCCGAAGAATCGCTGGAAGGAGCCATACTTCCATGA
- a CDS encoding ion channel, whose product MKQNMIEWRTWHNFLILFLLYMNLVLSFGLLYCVLEWMGLGFILDHYASPAHQSQWYDRITRSFYFSAVTLLSVGYGDLSPFGAARGVAMLEAMIGYVLPAALVIRYAAFPSSKPPTHTS is encoded by the coding sequence ATGAAACAAAACATGATCGAATGGAGAACATGGCATAATTTTTTGATCCTTTTTTTACTGTATATGAATCTTGTACTTTCGTTCGGGCTCCTATACTGTGTGCTTGAATGGATGGGTCTTGGATTTATTCTCGATCATTATGCTTCTCCTGCGCATCAAAGCCAGTGGTATGACCGGATTACACGTTCATTTTACTTCAGCGCGGTGACCCTACTTTCAGTCGGATACGGAGATTTAAGTCCATTCGGTGCCGCCAGGGGGGTCGCTATGCTTGAAGCGATGATCGGCTATGTCCTGCCGGCTGCGCTGGTTATCCGGTATGCCGCATTCCCCAGCTCAAAGCCGCCCACACATACCTCTTGA